AGATTTAAAAAGAACTAATAACAGTAGCGCGGGgtatggcattagcagcagcgagctcttagcagtagcgctcttttcaTCAGGGCACTGCAGCTATTATCAGCAGCGCGTGTTTCAGACAAATGCTGCTGCTATCCCTAGTTAGCAGTACCGCTGATCAGGTCGCGGTACTGATAAGcatataacccgcgctactactaggcttttccatAGTAGTGGGTGATCACTGGATACCGTCGACGCCATCGGACTTGCTTCAATCTGTGTACCCGATACCGTCTACTGCTATGTCAAGTGTCTCTTGGACGAGGATCAAGGTTTCTTAATTAATAATAAAGTGCTGACGTTTTTTAAAAAAACCACCAAAAAATACGGGCAAATATGCATTTTGATCTACTAGCCTCGAAATGCCAGAAAAGAAAAGGGAAGCTCGTTCACCGGTGTGCCAAAACGGAACTCATCCACCAGTCCACGGCATCGCTCATGGAGCGCACGGATCGCGATCCGCGTGACGCCACAAACCCGAATCGCCACCCTCCATTTGGCCTCGATCCAACGGCGCAGATTCCACCCTCCCCCGCCCAGCCCGCCTGGCCGAAATCCGGAGCTCCAAATTATCGCGCGCGACGGCGCGAAGCACCAAACCCATCCTCGATCCCCTTTAAAATCCGCCTCCATTCTCCCAACCCACCACAGCCAACTGAAATCCCAATCTCCAAACGCCACAGCGCAGCAGCAGCCAGATCCCCAGCCCCTCCATCCCAATGGCCCGCACGAAGCAGACGGCCCGCAAGTCCACCGGCGGCAAGGCGCCGAGGAAGCAGCTGGCCACCAAGGCTGCTCGCAAGTCGGCCCCGGCCACCGGCGGCGTGAAGAAGCCCCACCGCTTCCGCCCCGGCACCGTCGCCCTCCGCGAAATCCGCAAGTACCAGAAGAGCACGGAGCTGCTCATTCGCAAGCTCCCCTTCCAGCGCCTCGTCCGGGAGATCGCCCAGGACTTCAAGACCGACCTCCGCTTCCAGTCCTCCGCCGTCTCCGCCCTGCAGGAGGCCGCCGAGGCGTACCTCGTCGGGCTCTTCGAGGACACCAACCTGTGCGCCATCCACGCCAAGCGCGTCACcatcatgcccaaggacatccagCTCGCCCGCCGCATCCGTGGGGAGAGGGCCTAGGTCTTGGTTCGCCGGCAGTACCGGGTAGTAGCTGTTCTTGTCCTGTGATCCGGGTGTGTGTCtggtgcttctgtttgttggtgttgaTATGATGTATCGTGATGCTTGACTGAAATTGCAATGGAAAAGTTCAGTTATCATGCTAATTCTGTCCCCCAGTGTCACTGTTTGATTATAAATTGCTCCCTGATTCTGCAATGTTCTGCAGGCGTTTGGTGAATTTATTTGGCCTTTCGGCTCTGTTTGATGTGATTCTGAACTTGGCTGGGTTGGTTGATGTGGTTTACCTGAAGCTGAATCCTGCATCACATCAACAAGTCCCCACTTCACCTTCAGCTAGTTGGAATTTTGCAATGGACGTGTACTTTATCTCCAGTTTTGATATCTTGTTTTTGTTTTTGGTATATTTTTACAACATTTCTCAGATCTTGCTGATCAAGTTCTGTCATTGGATGT
This genomic stretch from Triticum dicoccoides isolate Atlit2015 ecotype Zavitan unplaced genomic scaffold, WEW_v2.0 scaffold115470, whole genome shotgun sequence harbors:
- the LOC119343095 gene encoding histone H3.2, yielding MARTKQTARKSTGGKAPRKQLATKAARKSAPATGGVKKPHRFRPGTVALREIRKYQKSTELLIRKLPFQRLVREIAQDFKTDLRFQSSAVSALQEAAEAYLVGLFEDTNLCAIHAKRVTIMPKDIQLARRIRGERA